GCGTCGGGGCCGTTCTTGAGAATGGAGGCGATCGCATTGCGGGCGTTCGCACGGCTCGAATAGCCTTCGGTCCACCAGATCAGTTCGGCGTTGTGCTTGAATTTGGCGACGAACTCGCCCGCCTTGTTCTTCTCGATCACGAACTTGTGCGCCATCACAGCCTCCTTCGCGAGAGTGGTCAGCGAATGGTAGCCGCGAAGCGTGCCGGTGCATAGCGGTCCGCGTCGATGCCCGCGACCGCGTCGGGCAGCGCGCGCCCGAGCAGCAGCGCCGCCCCGATCGCGGCGGCGGCAGGCGAGGTCTGGATGCCGAAGCCACCCTGCCCCGCGAACCAGAAGAAGCCCGGCGCGTCGGGGGCGAAGCCATAGACGGGCAGGCGATCGGGTGCGAAGCTGCGCAACCCCGCCCAGCGCCGCTCCACCACCGCGACGCGCCAGTCGACCGCGCGCTCGAACCGATCGATCGCGATCGCGACGTCGATCTCTTCCGCGGCCGCATCGCACGGATCGCTCGGCGTCTCGTCCGACGGGCTCAACCAAAGGCG
This portion of the Sphingomonas sp. FARSPH genome encodes:
- a CDS encoding YegP family protein, whose product is MAHKFVIEKNKAGEFVAKFKHNAELIWWTEGYSSRANARNAIASILKNGPDAPVEEAE